The Deinococcus radiopugnans ATCC 19172 DNA segment GCCGTGCCCACACCCACCGGCACGATGTCCGGGCCGTAGCCGATGCCCAGCAGTTGCCGCTGACCGTTCACCGTGGGCGTCCAATCGAAGGTCACGTCGCGGGCCTCCACGGCTCCGGACGGCCCGGCCCGCTCCACCCTGAAGGTGTGCGGCCCCGGCGTGCCTAGTACGTTGCGGAGGTTCTCCCAGCCGGTCACGGTGCGCCCGTCCACCTGCAGGGTGTCGGGAATGTCCTGCCCGTCGATGGCCGTGATCACGTCGCCGGTCTGCAGGCCCAGCGTCTGTGCGCGCGAGCCCGGCTGCACCGACTCGATGCGCGCCCGGTCCGGGGCCGGAATGCCCTGCGAGGAAAAGGTCAGGGTCATCAGGCCGATGGCGAGCAGCAGGTTCATCAGCGGGCCGGCCAGCAGCACGGCGATCTTGCCCCAGGCGGGCAGCGCCGCAAAGCCGCGCGTGGCCTGCCGGTAACTGACCTCACCCTCATTGCTCCGGACCTCCTCGGGGGCCATGCCGTCGATTTCCACGTAGCCGCCGATGGGCAGCAGCGACAGCCGCCACTCGGTGCCGCGCCAGGGCCGCTTGAAAATGATCGGCCCCATGCCGATGGAGAACGAATTGACCCGCACGCCCTGCCAGCGGGCCAGCGCGTAGTGCGCCAGCTCGTGCAGGAAGGTGGCGACGCTGATCAGCAGCAGGGTCCAGATCAGGCCGGTGGGGGTCAGGGCGGCCGAGAGGCTTTGCAGAAAGCTCACGCCCGCATCCCCACCAGTTCCCAGGCCCGCACGCGTGCCCAGGCGTCGGTCTCGTCCAGCGTGTCCCAGCTCAGGGCGCCCGCCGGCGTCTCGTCCAGCACCCGCTCCAGCAGCCTGGGGATACCCATGAACGGCAGTTGCCCGGCCAGGAACGCCTCCACTGCCACCTCGTCCGCCGCGTTCAGGGCCACCGGCAGCAGACCGCCCGCCTCTCCGGCGCGGTAGGCCAGGCCCAGGCAGGGAAAGCGGTCAAAATCGGGCTCGCGGAACTCCCACATGCCCCGCATCGGCCAGGACAGGTGCCCGGCCACCTCCGGCCCGCGTCTGGCACCCCGCACGTCGCCGGGGCGCTGCATGCCGGTGGGCGCGGCGTCGATGGCGTAGGCAATCGGCAGGCGCATGTCGGTGGGGCCGAACTGCGCCTTGAGGCTGCCGTCGCGGAAGCGCACCGCCGCGTGGATCAGGCTCTGCGGGTGGACCACCACGCCCACCCCAGACAGCGGCAGGCCGTACAGGCTGGCGCACTCCATGACCTCCAGCCCCTTGTTCATCAGGGTGGCGCTGTCGATGGTCACCTTCGGCCCCATGCTCCACGACGGGTGCTTCAGCGCCTGCGCGGGCGTCACCCCGCCCAGATCGGCGGGGCCGTCGCGGAAGGGGCCGCCGGAGGCGGTCAGGATCACTTCGGCCACGTCCGCCATGTCCTCGCCGGTCAGGCACTGGAAGACGCCGGTGTGTTCGGAGTCCACCGGGACCACGCGCCCGCCGCCCGCCGAGGCCGCCTCCCAGATCAGGCCCGCCGCCGTGACCATCGCCTCCTTCGTCGCCAGCGCCACCGCCTGACCCGCCTGAAGTGCGGCGCGGGTGGGGGCCAGCCCGATTAAACCGCTCATGGCGTTGACCACCACATCAGCTTTCAGGGCCGCCACCTCGCTGACGTGGGCGGTTACGCGGGTGCCGGGCAGCAGCGCCTTGGCCTCGGCGTACACCGCCGGCTCCACGCTGACCAGCGCCGGGCGAAACTCACGCACCTGCTGCTGCAACAGCGCCAGGTTGCGCCCGGCGGCCAGCGCCGTCACCGTGTAGCCACGCTCGCGCGCCACATCCAGCGCCTGCGTGCCGATGCTGCCCGTGCTGCCCAAAACCGTAAGCTCCATTGCGCCCCAGCATGACGCATGGGCGGCGGCCAGAGTGTGGGGAGTGGAACGCGCGGTGGGGCCGCTGGCTTCTGGCAGGGCGCGCCCCGGTGCAGGGCGATCTTGACCGGCCTTTTTCACTTCCGGCTTTTTCAACCGCGTGCCGTACAGTCGCAGATGGACGGGCGAGCCTGGCGCTGCGCCGCAAGGGAGAAGACATGACCATGACCGACGTGCAGAACCTGTTCGATCTGGGCGGCAAGGTCGCCGTCGTGACCGGCGGGGGCAACGGCATCGGCCGGGCCTGCGCCCTGATGCTGGCCGGGGCCGGGGCGGCCGTGGCGGTGGGTGACCTGAAACTGGCCGACGCCCAGGCTGTGGCCGACGAGATCACAGCGGGCGGGGGCCGCGCCATTGCCGTGGCCTGTAACGTCACGGTGGATGCGGAGCTGGTCACGCTGGTGGAGCGCA contains these protein-coding regions:
- a CDS encoding M50 family metallopeptidase, encoding MSFLQSLSAALTPTGLIWTLLLISVATFLHELAHYALARWQGVRVNSFSIGMGPIIFKRPWRGTEWRLSLLPIGGYVEIDGMAPEEVRSNEGEVSYRQATRGFAALPAWGKIAVLLAGPLMNLLLAIGLMTLTFSSQGIPAPDRARIESVQPGSRAQTLGLQTGDVITAIDGQDIPDTLQVDGRTVTGWENLRNVLGTPGPHTFRVERAGPSGAVEARDVTFDWTPTVNGQRQLLGIGYGPDIVPVGVGTALQTSLTTTAEAVPQVLRAFGNLFGRFLTLNFSQDENVTGPIGTTEIVGRAAALSPWALVQVATLLNLSLAFFNLIPIPGLDGGRILLVLVGVLRRRPLSFSQEQAINVAGFAFVLLLMTFVVVRDVSRFF
- the dxr gene encoding 1-deoxy-D-xylulose-5-phosphate reductoisomerase, which encodes MELTVLGSTGSIGTQALDVARERGYTVTALAAGRNLALLQQQVREFRPALVSVEPAVYAEAKALLPGTRVTAHVSEVAALKADVVVNAMSGLIGLAPTRAALQAGQAVALATKEAMVTAAGLIWEAASAGGGRVVPVDSEHTGVFQCLTGEDMADVAEVILTASGGPFRDGPADLGGVTPAQALKHPSWSMGPKVTIDSATLMNKGLEVMECASLYGLPLSGVGVVVHPQSLIHAAVRFRDGSLKAQFGPTDMRLPIAYAIDAAPTGMQRPGDVRGARRGPEVAGHLSWPMRGMWEFREPDFDRFPCLGLAYRAGEAGGLLPVALNAADEVAVEAFLAGQLPFMGIPRLLERVLDETPAGALSWDTLDETDAWARVRAWELVGMRA